The DNA window cccactccctccaGCTCAACACCCTgaatactcacaggagaacactttatctatacaaaattaattagaaaacaaaatatttacataCCAAATAAACACCATCTTGATTTCTGTGGCCTGTGGAGACCATCAGAGCCCCCTGTTTTCTAGATTGCTGTTCGCTAGTTAGCtggttcgtttttttttttctccttttgttttttactttttttttttaattttaaagggtGAGGTAAGAGGAAGAGTGGGGGATGAGCCCTGGCCCTTGGACAGAGCCAGAGTGAAGCAAGGTTTCTATggcccctctccttcttcctctgggAGATGCCTCACGCCCTCTGTCCTCTCTCAGAGTCTTTCCTGGAACCTCACATAAAGCACTCCGCCTCTCTCCAAACTGTTGAGAGGTTCAGCCCCTTGCCCCCACGTtcattttagaaagaaaacaaggccttCGGTTGGCATTGAAATGAAAGAtactgaggtaaaaaaaaaataagccaagGAGGAAGGTAGGAGACAGCAGTCGAGGATGGGAATGAGGGAAGGCCGTGAGGCAGGGCGACCAGGAAGGCAAGAAGCAGGCCAGGAGGGTGTGACGTGAAGAGACATGGCAGCTTCGTTCCAGAGGAGGATAAGCACCTTTCTGGTTTATGTGTCCTGTGTGCGACAAGGCGATCCCGCAGTCAAACTTCCAGATAGACCCAGGGCTCTTTGGATGCCACCCTGTgtgaggggagggcagggcagcAGGATTGACCCATAGAACACCCCTACCCCAAGTTTCAGGATGGGCAGTGACATATATTCATTTCCCTTCTTGATTTTCCAACTTTAAGTAAGGGGGCATCATACCTGCCAGTACCCCCATCCCTggagttttacacacacacacacgcgcgcgcgcgcacacacacacacacacacgcacacacacacacacacacgcgtacaTTTACTGTCAAGTGGTACAATCTGAGAGGGAACTGAGGTCGCAGGAGAGGAAGGTGTCTATCAGAAGCATTTGCACTAGTTCAAGTCACATGCCTAGGGAGCCAGGCTCCTGCTTCTCAATCTCCGTCATTCTCTTTGGCTTCCAGAGATGTTCCCAAGCTCATTTCTCTTCCCCCTGCGTGTCCCCTTGACTTATCTCCAACCCTGGGGGGACTTTGCTTGCTTTTTCAGCTTTAGGTTAAGTAAGAAGGGATCAAAGCATTGAAAACATCCCCCTTTCTCACTTACCCTACCGTAAATGACTAAAAACACCCCCTCTCTCACTTACCCTACCGTAAGGACTCTCTTCTTCAAAGCCTTATAGGAAGAACTCTCCCTGAAACCTCAACCAGTTAAGGGGCTAAATGACTAGAGGAGATTTCTGGAACCTCGGCTCTAAGGATGGATAAAGGACTCATAGCTGTTTTGATTTCCCTTAAGCCTTACTGAAAAGTTCTCTGCTCAAGCTGGCAGAGAGCATAGGCCAACTACTGATAACATTATTTTGTAGGGTTGTTTCGGTTCTGTTCATTCCCTTCTGTTGTCTTTTCTGCAACACAAAACCTTCTCTTTTCCATAACCTCTACCTTCACTcaagaaggaaaaagggagagatagCCCAAATTGGGGTAACCTGTGACATCGGTTTATATATAAGCCAAAAAACAAGCACattgcatacatgtatgaaagGAAGCAGTCAGTCCAGGTTTCATTCTCTATACTCAGAGGCACCTGACTACATGTGGGTGCAATCGTACATGGACAGATGTGCATGCACAATCCCATACACTTGCTTCCAATGCACCATGGGACGCCATAGCACTGAACTACCTACTCGGTTCGGAACCAATGGCCTTCCCCCTTGGTTCACCGCCCACGAGGCTTCTGGAGCTGAAgaagatttttatttatctttttggcTTATATATACACAATGACTTCCTGCCCTCTGCTCGGTACATGGTCCCTCTGCAGATGTCAACCACGCGGCAAGAATTCAGTGAAAGCCTCTTCTCTCTTATGAACAGGAGGTTCAATGGCCTTCCTCAGAACACCTTCGCTTCCTCACCTGAACAAAGAGAGCAGCATCAGGAAAGCCTCGCTCAAAGTGAACTGCTAAGAGCCCTTCTGCGCTAGAAAGAAGCACACAGGCAGCGCTTTggtctcctctccatcctcccacaCTGAGGCCCCGTTCTATTCTCTCATGGAAACAGGAATGGTGGACAGATGCGGGAAGGAGAGAACTGCGCGAGGGAGGAGAAATGGTGCTGGCCACGAGGGTTGCCTTCAGTAAGGAACCAGAACTCCAGGATCCCATagagaaattaaaagaagaagaaaaagcgaATGGGAGCCAAGTTCACCCCCGACTCTTTCCATGACATGCGCACCACGCGGCCCACAGCCCTATCCCTCCCGTACCCACCTtaacctctctctcttccctcactCAGACATCAGACTCAATACTAGAAAGTTTCTCATAAACATGTCCATTGCTGGAGCCATTGAAAgccctggggtttttgttgttaggCACACAGGGGTTGGACTGGTTCCCTATACAAATGTCCTTCTGGAAACGACCTGGCACAGCCCCATGAAGGGCTGACACCACTGGCTTATTGGTGACAAGGGCCCGGAAGTCCGGCCTTGTTTTTGACGCCCCTGCCACCGTGGGCTGCCTGAAGAAGTAGGATTTGCTGCCGTGAAGCAAGCACTGGTCATCCCCAAAAGTGGGGATGAAAGGGTTTTGCGTGACCCGGTCAGGGTAGAGCGACTTGCTGAGCATGTAGCCGCTGCCGGGGTTGTTGTGGTGGTGTCCGGCAGTGGGCACTGAGGACTTGTTGGCAAAGGAGCTCTCACCAGCTGGCATCTCAAACATATGGGCGTAGGGGCTCCCATCCATGAATCGGCCCTTGTCTTTCAGGCTCACGCTGCGTGGGGCCAAGGCGGCCTCCTCCTTCTGCAGGTCCACGAAGGTGTCGTAGGAATGCTGCCGGCGCAGTTTGTTCCGATTCTTCTTCTGAGCCTTGGAATTAGTCGGGCTTTGAGGGTACTTGGTGCTGGAGGCGTTGGATGTCACAGCCACGGGGGCAGCCGGCTGGTCCAGTTCCTGCAGGGAGTTGTCCTCGCTGATGTCGTACAGGTTACCAGCCTTCTTACAGGCCTCACATCTGATGCAGGCCTGCCGGCCCGAGTTCTGCCCTGCCACCGTCGAGGAGTAATTGTGCAGCTTGGAAGGACAGCTGCGGCAGAAGTTGCCCCCAGACCGGTCCTCCCAATCCACATTGGTCAGGTTCTTCTCCCAAGGAGCAGGCACCCCGCCTACCACTCCGTGCTTCTCGCCCGTTCCGTGTTTGAGGTGAGACCTGTTGGTACAGGGCCCACCTCCACTGACCGAATCTCGCTTGAAGTCGTCACTGCGTTCTTTGTAAATGTCAGTCAAGTCCACGTGCTCCCAGTGAGGCGAGTTCTCCTTTGTTCGGAACTGGTCCAGGTAGAAGTCTCGGAGCCCTTCTTTGTCCCTGAAGTAGCGCTTGTGGTCCGGGGAGCGGGGTGGTCGGCGACGGTAGGCCAGCTCGATTTCATCAAACTCCCTCCTCGATTTGGCCGAGGCTGGCCGCTTCTTTAGACTGTCCTTATACTGCTGTTTCCTCCTCTTGGCTGCGTTGCCCTCGATGTTCCCATAGGTGACAGTGTGCGTGGAGATGTCGGAGACATCCGATCGAATCAAGTCGTCGTGGCCACTGTAGCGGTCACTCTTGAAAGAGAACTTGCCATACAGGTCGCTGAGCTGGCTATGTTTGGAGGAGGGCAGGCCGATGTCCAGGGGTTTCTTGCTGATTGACCTGGGCTGGGTGGTGAAGGGTGGGTTGTCACAGTCATAGAGCCCATCAATGGAGCTGGTGCTGCCGATGCTGTGTGGccggtggtgatggtgatagtggtctTGGTACACATTGCTGTCCTTCAGCTGCAGGTTACCAAATGTTCTCTCTACCTCGCTAATGTAGTCACTGAACAGGTTTTCCTCACAGGGTGGGTTATTGTAAGACTTGCAGTCTGAATGCGTGAAGCTGCGACGATGCTCAGAGATGTCGTAGACGGAGGACTCTCGGCGGATGAAGTCCAGGGCACTCTGAGGGGAGCCGTTTACTCCAGACAGGTTGGCCATGTTCTTGGCCGTGCGGAGCAAGCGTAGgatgttggagtgggtgttgtTCATGGTGGCAGTGGGGGAGTTCATCACGGATTGGCGCTCCTCTATGGCTACCCCATGGATACAGCTGTAGATACCCTGAAGGGACATAGGATGGTACACACTGAGTCCAGAGAAACCCAAATGCAAGGTAAACAACAGTGCCCTACCACCTGAGGGTCTAACTGAGGTGAGACAAAGATAGGAGAATGGTGAGGCAGGCAGTGTGCTGCATTCACCGAGAACGCGTCGTCTCGGATCTTGGTTGATGCAGCCCCTTGAATTCAGCCAATTTCATCTCAAGCTAATGGTCACAATCTGCCATCGGAGAGAGGTGTGATCATACCAGGGGACTTGAAAAAAATAGATCACCTGGCACTTGTGCCTCAACTCCACACATGATCTATCttggccttccttcctgtttaggACCCAGAGTGTTACGTTCTGTAAAAGAACCCATGCTGTAATCATAGGGCAAGAAGTAGAATCAGAATAGTGGAAGCACAGGGCCTCTCTCCACAGATGCCAGGACCACTGAGCTCTGCTTGGCCACGCCCTTCTGAGGTTGCTCCCAATGGCTTCTTGTTTCTGACTCTGACCGATTTTGaacatggttttttgtttgtttgtttgtttttttgtttttgtttttgtttgttttttttttttagaattttgatCAGCAAATAACAAGGGAGCAATGTTGTTCTGTAGCTAAGCATGAAGCGAATTCACACAGAGAGTTAGAAAGCCCTGGGGTCAAAGAAAGATTTTCTACTGCTGTGGCCTACTCTGTGGGAGGGAAAAAATTTGGGACAAATATCAAGAGCTCAATAtgaataaataactcccttgttGAGGGCTCTCCTTTATTCACCCTTTAgcccttggtttcttttttataGTCAATATTATCATAAATAATTAATGTCCTATCAGATTAGTATTGATGAAGAACACCAGGCAAACAGCTACTTATCCAGGGCACAGAAGAACAGTATCCATGAAAAAAGCTAGGTTGCTTCCCTGGGCCGACAGTCTTCCCACATCTAAAGTCATGTCAACCTACTGCTTGTTGCTCACAAGCTCCTGTGAAAGGCAAACTGATTTGGGACTTTCTCCCTGGCAAGGTAAGGTAGACAAAGAAGTGGCTTTAAACTGTGTCTTTACGTACAAGAAAGTTAATCTAGGAAAGAATGCTAACTGAATGGGCAGGGCTGAGAAGAGAAAAAGTCTGAAGGAAAATGGTAGCCATGTGGACGAGAAGTGGTAGGCCTTGTGAGACACAAGGTCTTCCTAGAGGGGACTCTACTCCCTTTCTGCTTCTTACTTCTGACCTCTTGACAGTGACCAGGAGGGAATGCTAAGTGCCCTCTTCTGTGAAGAGAGAGTCCATGTCAGAGGGCCACaagtaagatttcttttctttcacctcTCTGGCCTCTGGGATGTGCTGAATAATGGAGCCTATGGCCCAGGGACCAGGAGTCCCACAGATTCCTTTCTCTTGTTCTTACATGACTGAATGACCTGAACTCACTGACAGCtagagaggaaatggagaaatTGTTCCCTGTCCCTAAAACACTGCAGGAAAATGATCAGAAAATGAGAGTTCGACGAGAAACCCATTTTCTTTCATAACTCTATTTGAGTCATAGCTGCAGCTCAATCCTCAATCCTAAAAGGATATTTGAGTTCACCACTCCATGCGTGAGTCCCCAAAACTATgtcaacaaaatcaaaagaattCTACTCTTTAAAAACTCCCCTCTGTAACCCGAcgtttatatatttgttttcctaATACCTCACTTTGAAAATGAAGGTGACCTCTAAACGAAGAATGGCCTGGAGTCTTGCTCCTTTAAAGTAagtttcatatgtatgtataaatatgtacatttcacatgtacatatgtatatatgtatatctatgtatgtgtgtgtgtgtgtgagagagagagagagagagagagagagagagagagagagagagtatcaaGACTTGGGTTCTGTTAGGTTCTTTCAgatgttatgtatatatgtaatacacacacacacacacacacacacacacacacacacacacacacgtgtgatcCTCCTGCTGCAGTGTCTCCCAGTGTTGGTATTTATTGTAGGCATATTTCACTTACTTCACATGTGGTTAAAATACAGGAACAGTAAAAACACCAATAATATGTCTTTGTGTGTTAGAATAAGTTATGTGACACTCCACTATTTAAGAAAAAATAGGATTCCCCCCAAAGGATCAATTGATTAATGTGGCCTATACAGAATCAATTAGTGGTGATGTAGGAGGCAAGTGGGGGAAAGTCAAATTTTCTATTTTGGAAGAGCTGCCTCTTTTTTTGATAGAAAATCAAATGTCTGAGTCTAAAACGGAAGGAAGGAAATATAACACCGCCCATCTTAGAAACACTTGAAATTCTTTCACACAGACTCTTGGGGAAGTGGCCATGATCTGGCTTTATGGTTTAGCTACGTAGGGGTAGAACAAGCACCCTCTTGGGTGTCACTGCTCAGCACAGAGAAGGCTGAACTGTCTTTAGCAAGCTCTGAGTATCTTGACCAAAACACTTACTCTGCTGATGGAGAAGACCATGCCAGGCTTGCCAGAACAGACACCCATGAAGCAATGCCGGAACTGCCAATAGAACAGATGCTCACAGATGAAGGTGATGAGGCTGAGGGCCATGGCTGCCCCCAACATATAGAAGACACCTGCCATATTGTCGATGTCCAGCTGGCTGCTCATCACCTCATTCTTCTCATTGTGGCAAATGCCAGTGAGCCAGAGAGCTTCCAGTTCTTCCATCTCCCCTAGAAGGAGGACAAGAAGGAGATGGATAAaggaggtgggggggagggtAGGAGTGGAAGGAGAGCATAAAAACATGGCAGAAAGGGACAAACACAAAGGGACAAAAAGAATACTTGTTATTAATACCATTTCCTCTTAACTCATTAACATATCCCTAAGCATTCAGAGGAAATACAATGACTGGAACTACAGGTAATGCAAGGACATGGGACTTCCTGGGGCTCGCCTTTACCCAGTATAAACTGGCAGCTCAATGCCTGGTATTGTACACAATATGCCATGCAAGGAATAAGAATTCAAATTAGTGAGAACAGTTCACGGGCAAAGCAGTCAATGGGTTTTGATGTGTGTgcgagagagggggagagggggacacAAAGTTGAGAGTAGGGAtggattttaatttatattatatctGAAGGTATTCCAGCCTGAAGGTGTAGCATAATCACCGAGGAAGACGTAGGGGAATAGATGCTCATTTATGGAGAGGCAAGAAAAACAGTTCAAACAGAGTAACCATCATGAAAGAAAGCTTAGTAAAAGAATTCTGAGGTTAAACACTTTGCCCTTTACTTTATAGACAATGGGGATAACATAATCAAACGAGTAAAATCTCTTGGAATTATACAGAGCAGATTAGATTGAGGGAGGGGAGATAGAAAGAGATTGAAAGAGAGGTCAAACATCTATGGTCTCTCAGAATTACAGATGTCTTATAGAGAAAAATATGAAACCCAAAAGAGGAGGGGGCTGGAATGAAACACGACCAGCCCAACCTGCCTCCTCTCAACTTTGCTTAAAGGGACACAGACTTCTCCAGTTGTGTCAGACTCTTACCTACTATCGCTGGACACTAGAGAGTAGAAATGTAGAAATCTCAGacaaaaaaccaagaacaaaacaaaccaaccaaaccaaccaaaccaaaaaaaaaaaaaaaatcaaagaaaacaagTATCTACTTTAGAATTTCACTAATTCACAGGGATGAAATTCTGGTTTGGTAAAATTTTGCATTAATAGCACAATGAAACCCCAAATCCTCTCTACTGACCTGCCCAGTAATAGAATCTGGATCCATTTGGCTGTGACTACTGGATATATCAGCACAGCTTATCAACACTCCAGCTACAAACCCCTATTCTTCCTTATAGAAATCCACtcacttttcttctttgattCAACAGTGCTTTTTCTACCTAGTGTAGTAGCCAGATTCTGATGGAGTCTGAGAACTTACCCTTGGGCTTTTGTCTCTAATATTTTCCCCAACAGAAAATGTCCTACAACCTTAAATGACAGACACACATGAACCATGCAGAGTTAAGCTCATTTATATGTAGATTAGTTTGTGTGAGGATTGTGGGTAGAGTGCTTTGGCCAATGATATGAAGAGAAATGCAGAAGACAGTGGTTGGGTGAGATACATTTCTCAGTGGTCAGCTCATCACCAGAAAGACATGGGAAGTACCTTTTGGTATCTACATCTGAGGGTCCTTGCCCTCCACCTACCTCTTCAGCCAGAATATCATGGCAGGACAGAGTGAAGGATGCGAAAACAGGCACACAtctatttctctttcatttctccaGGGCTAGAAAGAGCACTGCCCTACATCTGTCTGGTGTTGTGTCACATGTAGGGTGACATCTGGAACATCTAACTGTAGCCTACTTCACTCCTGAAGGTTTCCATATCTTTAAATGAACCCTTGTCACCAACTACTTTAATCCCTTCCCTCGTCTCTACCCAGCGCAGGTCAAAGTATGTCTCCTTGTAATTCACATATCAAACCCTAAACTGGTAGCTGAGGGTGTGACTTTGAAATTAGGTCATTGCAGATGTAGTTAATTAAGTCACACTGGAACACGGCAGGCCCCTAACTTCATGTGATTGTCCTGAAGAAAagggtggaggcagggagagagagagagagagagagagagagagagagagagagagagagagagatgactaCAGAAGAAAGACATTCACCCAGATAGAATGAAAGTCCAGATCTGAGTGGTGCTTTGACAGATCAAAGAACACCTAGtagaaccaataaaaagaaagcaccAAGAAGAGTCAATGAAGGCCATGCAACAAGCACACAGAGGATTCTTCCTCATGACTTCCAAGTGAAGGTAACTCTATTGATACCCATAGAATTTCAACACAGTGAATGTAACTGTTTACATCACTCCATTCCTGTCATTTGTTATGGTGGCCCTAGGAATCTAAAGTGTGCTCTCCGATCTTACCATGTCCTGCAAGGACATGCTGTTTTTGATACATAGAGGATAAAGGTTGCCGTTTCAGAATAGCTATTGACTGAGGCCAAATAAGTGGACACTCCCCCTTTCTTTAACTCACCATCTCCAAACAGCTGCAGGATAGCCAGGTCCACCTGGCGCTTCCACCCGGAGTCTTTTTGGATAGCAATGCCATAGCCGGTAGAAGCAAAGACCTTGCCACTGCCAATGGTCACCAGTTTGCAGCCTTCGTCCCTTCCAGCCATGTAGTTGAGCACAGCTGCATCATAGATGAATGCATCAAGCTTCCTGCACAAGAAACAAGCGAACCAACAAATAGGAAGGAGGAAATTACACAGCAATACTACCTACTAGGCCGTTAGTATGAAGTGGTAGGGTTGCAGAAGCTATGTGGAGGACTGGCTCACAGTAGGGCTCAAGTTGGACTATTGTCAGAGTCTAAAGCCTGAATCCCAGGCTGCTCTTGATGGGACTTCAGGTTGAAAGGAGCTGTTTCTTTTATTCCCCCCCGCCCACCAGGAATGATAAGAATGTAAGTTGGGCCCAAGGCCAACTCATAAGCTGTGTCTGAAAAGGAGAAGGAGTAAaaaggaatcaataaaaataataacagaaataatgaaaagtaAGCACCACAGTGATAACAAATAGAACGGGTAAGCTTTATATAACATTTTTCATTTCTCAGCTCATTACAGTCCAGAATCGGGGAGAGTGTAGGTGTATATATTTCGGTAGATATGTGGCTATTTTAGTGGTCAGAAAGCCTTTGGCATTCTCTTGTGCTTTTTGACTCTGCTTTGAGGGTGAGAGAGCCAATGCGAAGCAGtgcaagagaaagaaacacacagaagGACCGAGGTCTTCCAAATTCCTAAGCCTACATGCACATCTCGTGAGGCACTGAGCTTTGTAAAGAAGGGATGCATAGAGAGGGGGCTAAGAGCaagaaggcatgcaccactgtttCCAAGCATTTCCACACAGAAAGGCTGAGGGAGCAGCTCAGATAAAGCCATGCAAGTAACAGGGATGAAAGCGAACAGGGCATGCAACCTTCCAGAACAGTTACAGGCTGCGGAGCTTTGTCACGCCTcaagaaattagaaaagaaaaaaaaatcccacaaaacaaaaagccaaggcCTTTTTGACAGGACAAGTAACAGGACATTTCATAAAATGCACTGTATAAAATGTAGGTTGGTCGCATGCCCAAACACCAAACATCTGGTATAACGGAGAACTATGGGTATCCTACAGTTTGGGGTACCCAGAGCACTCCTGCCCTAACCTCAGATCCCATCTTCTGAAACCTGTTGTGactttgttcatagcagtgaGATTGAATGCCACCACATTCTAAATGGCCACAAATCTAGGTGGTACTTGGAAACCTTGAGGTGCAAAGGCAGTCCACAGTCACCATAGAACAGAGGGAAACAGATGAAGAACCCATTAGCTTCCAAATCCCAACATTTACAATGCTCGAGTGCTGGTCAGTCTTCCCAGCTCTGGCTTTCTCCAACAAAAGCACGAGTGTGCTCGGAGAGCTACAACAGCTTGTGAACAAATACACTCCGGGTAAAGAGAATGGCTATGAGCAGTGACAATCAAAGTGGAAAGTGGGGATCAATCAATCAACACATTCCTACTTGTTACCATTTACAAATTTTTGCACACTTCTTGTTTCACTTCCCCCTTATCCATAGACACCAGAACTGTCTGTTACACCTCTGAGACTGTAGCTCATGTGTAACATATATGACCTCTCCTTCACTCTTCCTCTCTAGTTCTCGATCTGTTTCTTTTCCACTCCAGGGCCACATTCATGCAAGCAGAAAACAATTTGCAGGTTGGTACATAAAAGCAAGAACTCTTGTACAATGGTTGGAATGATGCCATCGAATTTGACTTGGAAACACGTCTTTGACTTAATGAGTATGATTCCAGTTCAATCTGTGTCTAATGGATGTGAGAAACATATCACTCTGAGCTTGGAGGCCGTTCTTACCCTGTTTTCAGGGAGAGCAATGCATCATCTACACCCCTTTGGTTGAACTTTCCCATGTAGGCATGCATTTCTGCATAGTTATTACGGATATTCCTCTCTGTGCTGCCATTGGGCACAGTCCCAAAGCGGAAAGGGGGTGAGAAGTCATTAGGTCTCTGGaactggagagagaaagaaagagagggagacagacagagacagaataaagaagaaatgCTTTAGAAAAATGTGAAGAGACATTAAGTCAGCATTAGTGAGTTTATAATGGAAAGGAACTATAATTCACCAAACACATTAGCCCTCAGTCAGGAGCAGTAATTGCCTTCTGGAAGTGGACTTCAGTTCAACTCAATTTAATACGTATTGTTGAGAGATTTCTATTTGCCTAGCCCAGAGTTTAATCCATAACCCCATGTGTTCCTTCTGTGCATACAACACAATACCAGTGATGACGGGCCTGAAAGTGGTGCGATATATTTTGTGGTAGATTAGTCACTTTTATTTCCAAAAACTGTCTAAAATCTGCACCCAGGCCTCTTAATTCAGAGGCCCAAACACATTGTCCATGTACAATTAAGGTCAAATAGCATTACAGTCATGAAGATGTTTgaatattgaatatattttgCTAAGAAATTTTCTTTTGCCCTTCAAAGCACTCAAAATTCTGTTGATCCTAAAACAGTTATTGGAGAACTCATAAATTCCATGTCATTTTAGTTATGTTCCCCTCTTTCTTAACTTCTGAGAGTGTATCTCCAGTTCCTAGCACCAGAAATAAAATTTCTTGGATTCTGTCCCTATGACATCAGCATTACTCCTAGCTCTTACCCTGCAATGAGTCGGGTCTTAATGATGTCTCCCAAGCacataatttgagcatttggattTCCACGGCCTCATCAAATCCATCTCTTTAACACAAACTCACCTTTCTCTTTGGGCCAATTCGTgtccttcattttaaaatatagctCAAAGCAACTGCCTCGGGAAACCTCCTGTGAATTCTTCCTTCTATCAAGTTGACACCCAAATGATCCCCCAGTACTCGTTATTTTGGTTTCGAGTACTAGATTCATACTATAAATGCAACGACTCCCTAAATCTACAGGCTAAGCACGGAGAACTAGACTTTCATGTGGTC is part of the Rattus norvegicus strain BN/NHsdMcwi chromosome 4, GRCr8, whole genome shotgun sequence genome and encodes:
- the Grin2b gene encoding glutamate receptor ionotropic, NMDA 2B isoform X2, giving the protein MKPSAECCSPKFWLVLAVLAVSGSKARSQKSPPSIGIAVILVGTSDEVAIKDAHEKDDFHHLSVVPRVELVAMNETDPKSIITRICDLMSDRKIQGVVFADDTDQEAIAQILDFISAQTLTPILGIHGGSSMIMADKDESSMFFQFGPSIEQQASVMLNIMEEYDWYIFSIVTTYFPGYQDFVNKIRSTIENSFVGWELEEVLLLDMSLDDGDSKIQNQLKKLQSPIILLYCTKEEATYIFEVANSVGLTGYGYTWIVPSLVAGDTDTVPSEFPTGLISVSYDEWDYGLPARVRDGIAIITTAASDMLSEHSFIPEPKSSCYNTHEKRIYQSNMLNRYLINVTFEGRNLSFSEDGYQMHPKLVIILLNKERKWERVGKWKDKSLQMKYYVWPRMCPETEEQEDDHLSIVTLEEAPFVIVESVDPLSGTCMRNTVPCQKRIISENKTDEEPGYIKKCCKGFCIDILKKISKSVKFTYDLYLVTNGKHGKKINGTWNGMIGEVVMKRAYMAVGSLTINEERSEVVDFSVPFIETGISVMVSRSNGTVSPSAFLEPFSADVWVMMFVMLLIVSAVAVFVFEYFSPVGYNRCLADGREPGGPSFTIGKAIWLLWGLVFNNSVPVQNPKGTTSKIMVSVWAFFAVIFLASYTANLAAFMIQEEYVDQVSGLSDKKFQRPNDFSPPFRFGTVPNGSTERNIRNNYAEMHAYMGKFNQRGVDDALLSLKTGKLDAFIYDAAVLNYMAGRDEGCKLVTIGSGKVFASTGYGIAIQKDSGWKRQVDLAILQLFGDGEMEELEALWLTGICHNEKNEVMSSQLDIDNMAGVFYMLGAAMALSLITFICEHLFYWQFRHCFMGVCSGKPGMVFSISRGIYSCIHGVAIEERQSVMNSPTATMNNTHSNILRLLRTAKNMANLSGVNGSPQSALDFIRRESSVYDISEHRRSFTHSDCKSYNNPPCEENLFSDYISEVERTFGNLQLKDSNVYQDHYHHHHRPHSIGSTSSIDGLYDCDNPPFTTQPRSISKKPLDIGLPSSKHSQLSDLYGKFSFKSDRYSGHDDLIRSDVSDISTHTVTYGNIEGNAAKRRKQQYKDSLKKRPASAKSRREFDEIELAYRRRPPRSPDHKRYFRDKEGLRDFYLDQFRTKENSPHWEHVDLTDIYKERSDDFKRDSVSGGGPCTNRSHLKHGTGEKHGVVGGVPAPWEKNLTNVDWEDRSGGNFCRSCPSKLHNYSSTVAGQNSGRQACIRCEACKKAGNLYDISEDNSLQELDQPAAPVAVTSNASSTKYPQSPTNSKAQKKNRNKLRRQHSYDTFVDLQKEEAALAPRSVSLKDKGRFMDGSPYAHMFEMPAEPW